TGCGGCAGTGGCAGATCGGCAGCTACGCCGATGGCAGCGGTGACCGGATCGACCGCCGGTCCCCACGGGGTTTCGACCGGTTCGAGCCGGCCGGCGGGTTCGATGTGGCGGTCGGGCCTGGACCTCGGTCCGGCGATCCGCGCCGGTCTTGAGGACCATGGTGCGAACCAGGGGTTGGGCAGTTCGTGGAATGCGGCTGCGGAGTCCGCGATGGCGAAGTGGTCCCTGCGGGTGACGAGTTCAGCGGCCACCCGCTGGGCATACCGCGTGCGGTCATCACGACCTGTCTCCTGAACGTAGACCCCGCGACGCAGCCGTGACAGGGCCCCGGACTCAATGGCCTCCCGCCACTTGTGTGCCGGAAGGCCCGCAGCCAGAATCTGCGCCCTGCTGAAGGGATGGGGCCCGAGCGGATGTGGAAAGTCCATTGATCCAGGGTGGTGGCCGCAGGGCGGGTCCGGGTGTGGCGATCGGAATCTGTGGACAGCCGGTGGCGACACCACAAGTGGGCGCCGGGGGTCTGTTTCAAGATCATTTCGCCCAGTTGTGGGCCGGATTTGGGCTGGATGTCGGAAATGACCGGCGTGCTGGGCGCCACAACTGGGCGTGGGGGCAGGCTGCGCGCCCACTTGTGGTGTGAGACGGCGGCGCACCCGTTGCCAAGTGCCTCAGTAAAGTCGGAGCCATGCGTACTGACGGCCGAGCTGCCGACCAACTGCGTCCGATCCGCTTCCACCGCGGCTGGCAGGACAACGGCGAGGGCTCCTGCCTGGTCGAGTTCGGCCGCACCCGCGTGCTGTGTGTGGCGTCGTTCGCCGCCGGGGTGCCGCGCTGGCGCCGCGACTCTGGCAAGGGGTGGATCACCGCGGAGTACGCGATGCTGCCCCGGTCCACGGACACTCGCGGCGCCCGGGAGTCCATCAAGGGCCGTCCCGGCGGCCGCACCCAGGAGATCTCCCGCCTGATCGGCCGGGCGCTGCGCGCGGCCATCGACGACTCGCTGCTCGGTGAGAACACCATCCAGGTGGACTGCGACGTGCTGCAGGCCGACGGGGGTACCCGCACTGCAGCGATCACCGGCGCGTACCTCGCGGTGGCAGATGCCTGCGCTTGGGCCCAGGAGAAGGGACTGATCCGCCAGTCGCCACTGCGCAACTCCGTGGCCGCGGTCAGCGTCGGGGTGGTCGACGGCGAGCCGCGCCTCGACCTGCACTACGACGACGACGTCAACGCGGACACCGACATGAACGTCGTGATGACCGGAGACGGGCGCTTCATCGAGGTGCAGGGCACGGCCGAGGGGGAGCCCTTCGAGAAGGCCACCCTGGATGCACTGCTCGACCTCGCGGTTGCCGGTTGCGCCGAACTCACGGGACTGCAGGAAAAGGCCCTGGCTACCGAGGGCCCACGCCCCGGGCGCCTGCTCGACGGCGGCCCGGCCGTGGTGAGCGAC
This genomic window from Micrococcales bacterium contains:
- the rph gene encoding ribonuclease PH; protein product: MRTDGRAADQLRPIRFHRGWQDNGEGSCLVEFGRTRVLCVASFAAGVPRWRRDSGKGWITAEYAMLPRSTDTRGARESIKGRPGGRTQEISRLIGRALRAAIDDSLLGENTIQVDCDVLQADGGTRTAAITGAYLAVADACAWAQEKGLIRQSPLRNSVAAVSVGVVDGEPRLDLHYDDDVNADTDMNVVMTGDGRFIEVQGTAEGEPFEKATLDALLDLAVAGCAELTGLQEKALATEGPRPGRLLDGGPAVVSDGAAPGGS